tgctgctaTTAAACTATAGAATAGATATATTACAAAGTATAGATGCTGGatagtgttgttttaaaatttttatgctgttttataattttaatgtgtttataTGTTTAATGTATTTAATGCATTTTAACTATTGTATTTATACCATGTTTtactgaatgttgttagccgccctgagcctgcctaggcggggagggcgggatataaataaaattaataataataataataatatttcggAAGCTCAttgaagcctcgtgtgaaacagggcatttagcACATCCCTGTTGCGTCTTATTGCCTTGTtgcattccatccagatattggctaacagagaagaattggagcattggactctgtttCCATGGCATTGCACACTACTTCCCGACTCCAATTTCAAGGAACAGATTGTCGGATATCAATATAGGAATggttgtttcgggagtagtttttctttgcactttGTAATACGctgtattttctatgaataatttgCCATATATAATTGAATTTTGAAGTACTTGAGTTTGATTTAACATGAATGCCTGTGTGGCTTTCTCCTCCTGCTCTACCTTTTCAtgttactctgtttggttgctaaatccccagttgggggcaggagatcccctggtttgaaggccctccccccacttcaggattatcagaaagcatgGATGGGGGTGTCctttaggcactccattataccctgtggagaccagttcccacagggtataatggagaatcaatccatgggtatctggggctctacagtggctgttttttgaggtagaggcactaaacttttagcatagcatctagtgcctctcctctcaagatcctccaagtttcaaaattggaccagggggtccaattctatgagccccaaaagaagatgccccatccttaattatttccaatggaaggaaggcatttaaaaggaatgcatacttgtcacaactttgctcctggctccacacccaaagcccTCAAGACCTTGCAGCCGTAGTTAACATAGATAACTTGCTGTAGAATCTTAATTTGTTGAGAGATACATATATTTCCTGCGGAGTTATTTAATTCTTCTTTTTTTATCTATAGTAAGAATTACTgaaaaagagtgcttgtgaaatGCTTTGAACATTCTGCTGTGCTGTATAAATGCCAAGTGCTAATATTCTCAATGATCTTGTTTGGGCCTTGTATCTGAATCCATGAGGCGCCTGCACTGGAAGCTTCCCTCATAATTATATGGCTGTCCTTGCCTACAGTCTGTAAACAGCCAGTGGAATTCATCACTGGAGAGTTCTGTAGCTTGCTCCTATTGGGGCAATGATAGGAAAGCCTTAATGCTTAGCaggattccaccccaccccccaaatgacTAGCTGAGCCCCTAATGAAGTAGAACTACTTAGCAAATGATCTGGAAGTCAAATTGGGCCCCTGGAACCCTTTCCTTTCTGCACCTAATTGGTGAAGCACACAACTACATTGTGAGTACTACCCCAGTGCAATGCAAATGTATTCAGGCTGCAGTTTTCAACCGCTCCCTGAAATGATGCGGTGACCTTGGAACACTGCATGAGAGATAGGGCAGCGATCTTCCAGCACATTGTAATATCCAAAATGGGTAGTTCAGGATTTATGCTGTCGTCTGCCCATCTTCGCTTTTCCCCCACGTTCAACACATTGCTTCAGTCGCAGCTGACTGCAGGCGAAAGAGACCTTCACATACCTTTGTAAGGATTCTCTAGTACCACCCTGGAACCCTTCGCTGCCTGCAGTTCCCATAGCCAGTGGCACGCACCAGATTTAAAACAGGTTTACTGTTTGGTTATGGGAACTGCACTAGTAAGAAATACAACAAAAGCTCAGGCTTTGGATATGGTTCTGTTACAAATTGCTGTGGGTCATAGCCACTATGCAAAGGGCGTCGGCCAACATTAAACAAAGCAGTAAGTATGAGTTATAAGATGGGCATACATCCCATATGATTAGGAGTAGGCTTTGTTTGGGGCTTTGCTATTAATCTTGGGCACTGTGACAAtgcaaaaaggggggaaattgtCCTATGTAATCTTAGTGTGAGGGTCTTGTGCATATTATTAAGTTGCCTGAAGCTgctaatcagagcttttttggtagaaaaagcccagcagtaactcatctgcatattaggccacaccccctaacatcaccattgttttgcacagggcttttgtgtagaaaaagcccagcaggaactcatttgcatatgaggctacactcctgacgccaagccaaccggaactgtgttcctgctcaaaaaaagccctgctgctgatACTGAAGAATTGTGACAGAGAGGTCCTGTGTTTGCTCATCTAGCTTGGCAGTTTCTCTGATTACTTGTCTTAGCCCAGACTGCACATTGCCAAGGAAATAAATTTGCTTTAGCCTGAGAGTTCTTGTTATAACTGTGGTAACTGTACTTGTAGAACTTTTCAGGTTACTAGTTCTCATGGTTAATGTGAGGATTCTTGGAAGAGTGAGCCAAAATCCACAAAGCAGGCAGCTTATTTATTTTaagtggcatttttaaaaaaatgactgtaAAGAGTTTAAAGAGTTTGAACTCAGTATTAGCATAAAGCATTATTTCCTGGCTGAGCTGCTGGTCTGCCAGGAATAATATAAGGATGACAGCAAAACTTCCCAAGGCAAGAGCATTAGTATGGTCAAACGTGGTATTGTGAGGTGTgttctttcccatttttggtGAACTGAACTTCTTGCAGCCCACATAACTTGTGAATTTCTTCTCCCCTGTTACAATAAacagtaattttaaaaggcaGGCATGAAGTCCTAAAGCTCTGGTCAAGCAGCTGAACTGGCTCCCTTTATTCCACCCCTCTTGCTTTTATACTCTATTTGTGTTCTAAACTATGAATAGCTGGATTCTTATAGCGTGACTCCTGGCCTTGATAAGGCATGTCCACTCTCCGCTGTTGTTTTGTTTCTCTGATTAACTGAAGAGCAGGGAGGAAGTTGCTTTTACCGCTTCCGTCCGGTGCTTCCTCAGGGCTATTCAGCAGCCTTCAAGGTTCATTGTGATTGCTCAGTTATGATGAGAGAGATGACTTGCTAGGCCTCGGATAGGTCTTTCCCTGAGTTGTTTTCTCATGATATAGACAAGAGTGGAAAGTTAGGAGGTTGTCTAAGGACAAGTAGCATGTGAACAGTCCTGAAGTAATTTTTCAGATGTCGTCATTCCTTTACTGCAAGTGTGGCTCTTGTTCACCTGTTTTCCCACCTGCTGTTTTAAAGCATGAATTTGCCACAGTGTTCCTGAACATCTGCTGTGTTTTGTTGCCCTGAGAAAATTATTTGGATTCCAACTGCATGACTTCCAGGACTGGGTGAATGCTGTCTGTGGATCTGGCATCCTATTCACTACCACTGCTGAAATACTGGATGGCAGAGCAGAGTGAAAAACTAATACTTCTGTTTTCTTCTAGCTAGACTTACACATGTTTAATCAATTTGCTGCTGTATCCTGATCTTTGGAGGGAGGTGATATGCATGGCGTCTGTGTGGCATGCCAAGGGTTTGCGACAACCTCTGATTCCTTTGGAGGCCCAAATTCTGTGCCCAATTACTGCAAGAAAGCAATTTCTAGCAGCATAGAATAGGAGAAGAGAGGAGACTTGGTGACAGGACACTAGCATTCTGCTTTTACTGCTTGTCACTCTGCCCATAATGCTTTCTTTCAGAGCACATGTCCTGGTACCACTGTAAAGGTAATTCGGTGAAATAGAATAGGATAGCCCCAGACCAGTTTGCTGAATATTGGTGGAGTTCAAAATGGTTCAAGTATCATCTTGTGGATCAATAGTTCTGATAGGGCAGAGTGCCAAGCTTTGAAATTGCATTAAAATATCCTCCAGGCAGAAACAGAGTTCTGTGTAACATGGAAGCTTGCTACCTTGAAACTGCAGGTGACCTAGTTCTGATCTTCTTTGGAGCCCAAATGTCTTCATGTGAGAGAGACCAATGTAGCAGCTAGTCTTGGAACTGTTGTAACTGTCCAAATGTTGTCATCTTTGGCTGTATCTCATACTGAGTTTTGGGGAATGACTGACAAGACATCCCCCAATTTCCATTTCTTTGGGGGTGCCTTCATCTCCCATAGTGAGGGAAATCGCACACTTGTTTTGCCATGCCCATACTTTACCTCCCCATTGGTTCAAGAAAGATTAGTTCCAGATGTTCCCAATGCTGCCTAATGATTCCCAGATGTTACTGAGCCATTAAATCCACTACAGCTTGGGAACTTACCCAGCTGCAGACTCTCAGcgcctgcttctccccctgggGTTAGCCTGTCCTGAACTGGGAAACCACTTGGTCCGTGGAAGAGCTGAGCAGAAAATATAGCAATAAGTGTCCGATGAAGGGAAATTGCTTCCGTTCCTTCCCTGCTTGCTTTGGTTTGTTGCTGAACCTCTTTCTCTCCCACTAGGGTTGCAGAGGCCTATGTGAACCAGAGGAAGCTGGACCATGAAGTGAAGACGTTGCAAATCCAGGCTGCTCAGTTTGCCAAGCAGACAGGCCAGTGGATTAGCATGGTGGAGAACTTCAACCAAGCTCTTAAGGTCAGTAAAGTTCCTGCATGAATGAAGGGCCCAGCAGCCTCAAGATCAGCCCTTAAAAGGGAATGATTGGGCATGGTGGATTGCAGGGGAGGAGGTCCCCCTTGTGGGTTTTCACAGACAGCTAGACAAAGGGTTTGGGACTTAGAGGAGGGTGGATATAGCTATGGCTtcgtgcaggggtggccaaacttccttaatgtaagagccacatagaataaacatcagatgtttgagagctgcaaggcatgaacttcagatgtttgaagggaaggaaggaaggaaggaaaattgatgggGGAGGGCTGAGTGGGAGAGagcaggaaagaaagcaactttaacctttaatgcattctccaagatggctggcaggctggtggaggcttcaagagccacacagtatgtgtgaaagagccacatgtggctcccgagccacagtttggtcactcctgGCTTAGTGTGTGCCAGGACTCTTCCCTGAAACCATAATGAGCATGTGCAGTGTGCTTTTCTCTAATTACACAATAACTACAGTTTGGCATTCATGATTAAAGGTAGGCTTGagttcagcttttaaaaaaaaaaagtatttaagGAATAGGTGGAGATGTATCTGTAGGCAGCATAATGATATTTCTACATGTGCAAGCATTATAGTGCTGAGAAATACCTGCCGCCTGGATTTGTGCAGCAAAAGCAGAGCTAGCATCAGCATGCCTtcaggtggggcagctgccagggccagGACTTCTGATGGGACCCACTGctgctgactcccccccccccccatgcatctCCTCCGATGCCCACACTTATGCCCCTCCATAGCCTGCATGTGCTTTTCACCCATGATCTTGGCTACATATGCTGCCTAGCACTCCTGGGGAAGGGTGTGTGGGCGGTgcacacagcagcagcattcctggtagccagggctttttttgagcaggaacgcacaggaatgcagttcagctggcttgatgtcagggggtgtggcctaatatgcaaatgaggtcctgctgggctttttctacaaaaaagccctgttagtaGCTGTCAGTGGCAATGTCAGCTGCACCCACTGCTCAGCTCCTCTGGGGAAAGGACACGCAGGCACCTGTCCTGGAAGATGAAAGGACAAAGTATAGCTGAGGAAGCTTCTGTGAAAGAGATTGTGTTGAATTGTCTCATCAGTGTTAGAAGAGAGACTCtgctggataagaacataagagaagccatgttggatcaggccagtggcccatccagtccaacattctgtgtcacacagtggccaatatatatatatatacacccctcttgaagctggctatgcttgtagccgccactacctcctgtggcagtgaattccacatgttaatcactctttgggtgaagaagtacttccttctatccgttttaacctgactgctccgcaatttaattgaatgcccatgagttcttgtattgtgagaaagggagaaaaggacttctttctctactttctccatcccatgcataatcttgtaaacctctatcatgtcaccccgcagtcgacgtttctccaagctaaagagccccaagcgttttaacctttcttcatagggaaagtattccaaacctttaatcattctagttgcccttttctgcactttttccaatgctctaGGGGAAGCATCTTTTATTGAGGGTAGTAGAAACGTTCTCTAGCCACAAAAGCAGAGGGTGACAGTTTCCCCTTTTTAAAGGAAGTCTTAATAGTACAATGAATGCACCCTTGTTCTCTCTATTTTACGACAGGGCATACCGGGCATTGCACTGTCAGTGGGCTAACAAAGTCCCAAAGACACTTTCTTCCTGGCAATGTTGTCTTGGGAGGgggatcagagagccagtttcgtgtagtggttaagaacatggactctaatctggataacCAGATTTGAGTTCCCACTTCTCCAgatacagctgctggagtgaccttgggtcagtcacaagttctctcagagctgttctctcaagagcagttctttcagggctctctcagccccacctacctctgttgtggggaagggaaaggagattgtaagccgttctgaaaCTCTGAacaaagagtggggtataaatacaatctccccccctccttcctccaaaATATTCAGTTTCCCACCCCCATCTCCACCCAATGCTTATCTCACAAACACAAGTCTGGAATACTGCAGTTCAGGGGAAAGCAGTATAATGGCATAAGTTGCTTCTGAGGCTCTTCAAGACTTCTTGTAAGTTCTCTGGCACTGGCTGAGTTTCCACTGCTGTGGTCTAGCTGGGTGAAACCAGGACAGGAGAAGGACTGAAGCAGCAGGCACCAGCTGAGCTCCCTCTTCAGCGCTTGGAACAGAGAGCACACTTTCCTATTCCAAGGCCTCCTCCCCATCCAGCTGCTTCCCTGGCAGAAGCCCACTCCAAGCAGGCACACACGTCCGCTGTCTCAGTTGGGCACCACCAGACGATGCCAGTTCCCCAGTTCCCACTGAGAAACCTGTCCTCAACTGGCTGGCTGTGTGTGTCCTGTTTATGGTGTACGCACTGTGTGTGCACTTTTGGCTTGCTCTTTCCTCCACTGAGGAGCTGGTGCTGGGAAGGAGtggaagaagcagcagctgaGGGCTACCAGTAGGCAGTGAAGACGGTATTTGTAAAAGATTAGTAGAGAAATTAGAGGTTCAGACTGCAGAGGGAAGGTAATCCTTGAGCTGCGAGAAGAAAGTTCTGGTTGGAATTGTTGGGTCATGCACTTCGTGGCAAGGGAGCAGTTGAGTAAAGGggttggggggagagagaagcttCCACAGGAACGCCAACACAGTTCTTGCTTGTTCCAACTATAGATGGCTCTGGTGTTGTGCAGTTGGAGAGCCCCACCTACTGGATAAGAATTGCTTAAGCTATTAATGTATCAGTCTCTGCTGTAtttgctgtgctggcccttgtgTGTTGTGTTGTGTATCTTTTTCCACCCTGGAAAATTTAAGAAGCACTTCTTGAAACCTTGTCATGGCTACCACTGGAAGAAGCAGCCGGTGGCTTGGATGCAATTGTGGGCACTCAGAAGTCACACAGGATTGTCCCACATTCCACTCCATTCCTGCAACCTTTTCTGGACCCTGAGGTTGTCTTAGTCAGGGAACTGGAGTGATAAAGGACAAGGGTGTGAAATCACCCCTTCAGAAGAACTGTGCTTATAGAAAAGAGATGGGGACAAAATGGCGGAGGAGAACAACGCAAGCTGTTTTGgaccccattgggaagaaaatttGCTGAATAAATAAGAATAAATTTCACCCCTTGACCCTCTTCACTTTAGCCTCCTGAGCCACCCTGCTATTTCCTCTGCATAGGCCCCATCCTCACCCCtgtctgggggagggggtcagAAGGGGCTGAAGGAACGAAGAGGGATATGAGAGAATTCTGTGTTCTCTGCATGTATGATTAGATTCAGGCCAGTATATGTCATTCTCCtgtatgcagtgttccctctaagttgagttagtgtgagctagctcacaatgctTTAGCCTccaacacacacatttttgtcttggctcaggaaaaatggccttagaacaaactaatttatgcagtagctcacaactttaatgccagtagctcacaaagtagaatttttgctcactagactccacagcttagagggaacattgcctgtatGTCAGGGAAAGAATTTGACCTCCTAAAGTACAGTCTCCAGCAACTGAACATTGCCTGTGAAGTGGCATTCATTTTTCTAATGTACCAGCAGCACTCTGATTTAAGCAAAGGAGACAGAAACAGATCCCATGCCCCAACAGACTTGCAGTCTAAATCTCAACAGTGGGGGAAAGGACAAAATGAAAAAAGGTAAGCAGAAGTAAGAGTGCTATGTGTGCTTGATCTTTCTTTTGGCCATGGATGAAGAAGTCAGACTTTTCACTGAAAAGGAGACTCTGAAAAAAAGCATGTAGGTGCCACCTTAGGTTCCACTTATGAGGGGCAGCAAGGGAAGACTTGGAGGGGGGGATAGTTTTGTTTATTTCCTGGAGATTATTTCTGTGAGAGAGAAGGTGAGAGAGAAGAGACTAGACATCAGAAGACGCTCAGTTCCAACTGAGAGGGGAGATGGAAATGCAATTTTGATGCACATGTGGAAAATTGAAATATTAAAGGACAGGATGTTGTTCATGACTTCTTTGCTCTGTGCAGGAGATTGGTGATGTTGAAAACTGGGCACGGAGCATCGAGATGGACATGCGAACCATTGCCACAGCCTTGGAATATGTTCACAAAGGGCAGCTGCAGCCCTCCACCTCCTGATGCAAGAGAGTCCCTCTTGGTCTTTTTGCTGCCTGCACCACTTGGGTTCCTGTCCCTAACGGCACAAGAGAGGCAACTTCTTTCATGCCATAGTTGCCTGCTGGGGGCCAGTAGAATGGCAAGTTCTTTATTTAAACTTCCCTGGCTGCCTTTTTGCAGCAGCGAATGAGCACTTTCCCCATCTGCTGCAAGGGGTGTTGTTGGGCTGTAATTCCATAGCTTTGGGCTTCTACCTGTGCTCCTGCTGAGCCCAGTGTGAATGGTACTTTGTGAATCGAAACCAGATAGCCACAAGGTGAGAAGGAAAGAACACCGTGATGGGAGAGAACGGGTCATGCCAATTTTGGACCAGCTTATCTTGATCCGTATTGTGAAATTACAGAACTGAATAAAACACATGGTTGAAATATTGTGTTTTGCCTTTATTAGTGGGCAGGGGATGTGTTGGCTTTGTCAACTGCTCATCTGTATCTaacggccccgtggcacagagtggtaaagcagcagtactccagttctgtgatctgaactctctgctcacgaccggagttctatcccagtgaaagctggttcaggtagctggtccaaggttgactcagccttccatccttccgaggtcggtaaaatgagtacccagcttgctggggggaagtgtagctgactggggaaggcaatggcaaaccaccccgtaaaaagtctgccatgaaaacgttgtgaaagcaacgtcaccccagagtgagaaacgactggtgcttgcacaggggacctttccttttccttccatctGTATCTAGGGAGACAGAGAATACAAGCCAAAACCAGCTCTCAGTTTCCTCTCTCCATGCTTCTGGTGGTATTCAGTCTGGGGTGGTGGAAAACACATAGGATTGTATCACTGGCCTCATGCCTATTGCATCTCCCTGCCTGGCCTCCTCATCCTCTTTAGTTCTTAAATTCCTTTCTGAAAGTTCTTTTTAAGCATTAACAAAGGAACCTTTCTTGGAGCAGCTTGTCTTAATCTACCGTGATTCAGCATGCAGGACACGCTtgctaaatggggggggggggggtgtggcctggggAAAGAAGAGGGTTCAGCCCCCGTCCCGGtttgcccctccctcccttgccagcCCAGCACTCTGAACATTCTAAAAGGGCCTCCCTAGGTCAAGAAAGCTCCCCTCCCCCGGCTCCACTCTACCTCTTGCCAATTTGGTTACTGAATATTTAATTTATTCAATTCCACTGCTCTTTTCAAAGCAGGTTTTTCATGGCAGATTGCCTCCAGGGATCTGCATGG
This region of Heteronotia binoei isolate CCM8104 ecotype False Entrance Well chromosome 13, APGP_CSIRO_Hbin_v1, whole genome shotgun sequence genomic DNA includes:
- the BLOC1S1 gene encoding biogenesis of lysosome-related organelles complex 1 subunit 1; protein product: MLSRLLKEHQAKQNERKELQDRRRREAIAAATCLTEALVDHLNVGVAEAYVNQRKLDHEVKTLQIQAAQFAKQTGQWISMVENFNQALKEIGDVENWARSIEMDMRTIATALEYVHKGQLQPSTS